The DNA region GGAAAGCCGCTTTCAAAAAAAGGTGTAATCACCGATGTTATACCTTCGACGGTAGCCTAAATGTCCGATACCCAGCGTCATAATTTCGCTCAGACACATCCGACAACGACTCAGTTTTTTCTCCACCTATCTGTGGCAATACACCTGAACCAAAGCAGATAGATATATAGGAATCAGGTTTGATTTCTGAAAATATACGTAGGATGTGTTAGCGACAGCGTAACACATCAAACCCGTGATTATAGTGCGTTACGAACTCCGTTCTAACACACTCTACAATACTTAATTTCGTTCAAAAATCAAATAGTAATACTATACGCCGGAAAATCACCGTAATTCAAAGATTATGATGTGAGCTTTCTGCTACTCAAGGTAAAAATACCGTATTTAGGACTGAATAACAACGCCAAAATAAAGAATCCTGATACTACTAAAACGATCGCAGGCCCAGAGGGCAAGTTATAAAAGTAGCTAAGATACATACCACTAATACTAGAAATTACGCCAATTACTGCACCCAAAATCATTACATAGTTGAGGCGCTTAACTAATAAATAGGCGGTAGCTCCTGGTGTAATCAAAAGTGATAATACTAAAATGACACCAACAGCTTTCATGCTGGCGACTATTGTTAAAGCTATTAGCACCATCAGTCCAAAGTTTAGCCGATTGACGGGCAAACCTGCGGCTTGAGCGCCTAAAGGATCAAATGTGTAAAATAAAAGCTCTTTATATAATAAGAGAACAACTATTAAAACAATAGTGGCAATAATAGCAGTATCCCGCACTTCATCAATAGTAACACCGAGAATGTTACCGAAAAGAAAGTGGTTAAGGTCGATTTTGTTATCTTTTTGAATAACAGTAATTAGGGTGATACCAAGGGCGAAGAATGCTGAAAAAACTATGCCCATTGCCGCATCTTCTTTAATTGGCGATCGCACTCTAATCCAAGCGATCGCCATTGTACTCAAAACTCCGGCTATAAATGCGCCAATATATATATTTGCTCCTACCATAAAAGCGATCGCTAGTCCTGGCAAAACTGAGTGACTGATGGCATCACCCAGCAAGGCTAGTCGCTGCACCATTAGGTAGCTACCTACAACTGCACACAACATCCCAACTAAAATCGCAATCACGAGGGATCGCTGCATAAAGCCGTATTGCAACGGCTCAATTAATGCTTGTAACATAAACTCTATTTAATTAGGAAGTATTTAGGCAGCATCTGAAAAGTACATTACTTTTCCACCATAAGCAAGATTTAAATTCTCTTGTGTAAGTACTTGTTGGCGTGAACCTGTGGCGACTAATTCACGATTTAGTAATATTAAATCATCAAAATGGGTGATTGATTCCCCTAAGTCGTGGTTGACTACTAGCACGATTTTATTATTGGCGGCGAGTTCATGAAAGACTTCAAAAATCACTGCTTGGGTTTTTTGATCAATGCCTACTAGAGGTTCATCAAAGCAGAAGATTTCTGCTTGCTGTGTTAAAGCACGGGCTAAAAATACCCGTTGTTGTTGTCCTCCTGATAATTGTCCAATGGGGCGATCGCAATATTCGCTCATCCCAACTCTTTCTATGGCATTTTTCGCTACTTGGCGGCTAACTGTTGAGAAGCTACGCAACCAGCCTGTTTTCTTTACCCGTCCCATCATTACTACATCCCAGACTGTGGCGGGGTAAGTCCAGTCAATTTGGCTACGTTGTGGTACATAAGCAACTTTCTCTAGTTGTTGCATCAAGGGTTTGCCTTCGCATAGCACCGTACCACTACTAACAGGAACCAAGCCTAACATTGCTTTCATCAGCGTACTTTTGCCTGCACCGTTAGGGCCAAAAATACCCGTCAGTTTTCCCGGTTTGACGATGCAGTTAACGTCCCTTAAGGCTTCTTGTGTCCGGTAGTATACCCCTAAATGGGCAATGCTAATTGCTGCTTTGGAACTCGTGTCAAAAGCTTTGATAGTTTTTGCAGGCATTTCCTCTATTTTTGTCTGGAATAGACCCAATTTTGCAGGAAAAGAGACATTTTTCATAATCACGTTTAAATATTTATTTCTTGAGCTTACTACAAAAATGAGAGAAATATGAAAAAATCTATAATTAGATGTAATATCCAAGATAAATGAAACTAATACTAGAGATAGACGGCAGTAATCCTTACAGCAAAGGAATAATCAGCAGAATGAAGGGAAAAATTCTTTTGCGGCTTTGCTTGGGAATGCTTGTGCCTTTGGCTTTATTCAGTTGTACCCAGAAAGACTCTAACTCCAACACTGCCAAGGGAGATAAGCCACGAGTGGTTGCAACAAGTACCATCATTGCTGATTTGGCACAAGAGGTTGCAGGAGACGAGATTCAACTAAGTGGAATCTTGAAACCGGGTACTGATCCCCATGTTTACGAACCAGTACCAGCAGACAGCAGGGTTTTGGAAGAAGCTGACTTGATTTTGTATAACGGCTATAACCTGGAACCGGGGCTGATTAAATTGATGAATGCTTCTGGTGATAAGGCGCAAAAGTTAGCTGTAGGGGAAGCTGTGAAATCTTTGCAGCTTGATAAAGGCAAAGGAGAAGTTGTGCCAGATCCGCACGTTTGGGGTAGTGCAGAAAATGCGATCGCCATGACAAATGTAATACGAGATGCTTTGATTAAGCAATCACCTGAAGATAGAGAAAAATTTACTCAAAAAGCATCGCACCTTACTAATGAATTAAAACAGTTGCATAGCTGGATTAATCAACAGATTCAAACTATCCCTACAGATAAGCGCAAACTGGTAACAATTCATGATGCATTTCAATATTATGGACGTGCTTATGGAATTGCGATCGCAGGTACTTTAATTGGTATCAGTACTGAAGAACAACCAAGCGCTCAAACAGTTCAGCGATTGGTAGAGTCAATTAAAAAAATAGGAGTTTCGGCAATTTTTGCTGAGACTACAATTAACCCAGCTTTAATTAAAACTGTTGCCCAAGAAGCAGGTGTGAAATTAGCACCAAATCAACTGTATTCTGATTCAATTGGCGCTAAGGGAAGTCCAGGAGATTCGTATATTAAAATGATGGAAGCGAATACTCGTACAATTGTAGAAGCATTGGGGGGAAAATATACCCCATTTCAACTAAAGAAGTAAATTTATCAGAGTAAATATCTAACCTAAGACGTGTTCTTCTGAAAGTCTCTCCAGAGAAAGAACTCTTTGTATCCTCGACTTTTTAGAATGTTATTTAGTAAAGCTAGTATTTTCAATACCTAGAAAAGCCATGACTGATAAAAATCAAGAAAACCAAATTAATCAACCAGTCGCTGAGGATACACATTTGCGCCAAGAACCAAACGTCAATGAAAGAAACTTAACAGCAAATCCAGGAGATAGAATTGCTGATGAGTCTCAATCTGTTGAAGAAAAGGCTAAACAGGTAGCTGTAGATGATGTACCAGATATTACAGGTGACAAAATCACAGTGCCAACTTATTTCGTTGTAGATGAACCCGATGGCACAAAAAAAGCACTCCACCACGTTAAAGATGCTGAAGAGATTTCTGACGTAATTCGGGCAGCACGAGTTGACGAAAATGGAAATCGGATTTGGTAGTAGCCCTTCACTAAAGAGACACGGGGAAACAGGGATAGGGAGAGTTATTTCTTTGCGTCCCCGTATCTGTCTTCTTTGAGCAAGTTAGTCTATTGCAATCAAAATCTGGAAATCTTCCCAGGATAAACGGTAATGGCAAATGTCACAACTACTAAATATTTGGGATATTTGAGTACTCCAGAAATTAAAAATAAAATTTTAGAACTTGTTAAAGGGCGCAATGTAGAGCCGTTAAAAACCAAAGTAGAATTTTATAAAAATGAATTAGCACCATATTTTGCAGAGTTGAGCCGACGTAACCCTTTTAGCAAAGTTGCAGAGCAAGTGGCGATCGTTACAGGAGTATGGATGCCAATATGGTCTACTATACCTTTTCAAGATATTTTACCTGGTAGGATACACGAGCAGTCTTACCAAATTTTTCATAATGATGGTTACTATGCAAATATTGCCCGTTATGCACGCTGCGATCGCGCCTATCTGTGGCGGTGGTAATCCATAAGCTACACGTAATCTGAAAAATCTTCCTGTGTGGGCATTTCACGGAGCCAAAGATAATGTAGTTCCCTTAAGCGAGTCTGAAATCATGGTTTCTGCACTCAAAGCCCGCGACGGAAATGTGAAATTTACAGTTTACCCAGAAGCCAAGCACGACTCGTGGACGCAGACATATAATAATCCAGAGTTGTATAAGTGGTTTTTACAGCATCAACGACAAAACGCTGTAGATTAAAGCTTTTGAACGATATTTACAACTTTCTAGTGTTTCTAAGTCAATAGATAGTATTTCCAGTACAAAATTATCCCAATCCTACGCTGATCATCTGGGTGCCTTAATAAATAATGCACCACGCTAACATATAAATTCTTTTTTTGACATATTTTTGTATTAAATTACACGTTAATTATACTTAATTTTGTGTTAATTGTCTTAACTGTGCTTGCATTTTTGTCACAATTCTCAGATAATGTGTGAGTGTAAATAAACAGCATTTTTGCTGTTTATTTACATGTCACTTGCTACAAGCAAAACCATTCAAAACACATAGCTATCTTAGAAACATTTATGGAATTAACGAATTTTATTGAAACCAAGGTGAACGAATATGCCCAAAAGATAATCAAAGGTGGTGAAAAATCTGATGACCTTGCTTTCGGACAACTGAGCTTTTATTTATCTTTGCGTTGAGTATTAAATGGTAAAGCTACTCCACAAGATGTGGGGGTAGTAGATGCCATTAATGACACACTGCAAGAGTTGGGGATTATCAATGAAGGCAAAACTTTCTACAAGTAGCATTGAGCTAGCCTTTGTGAAGTTTCAGATTTATCGTCTCTAAGCATAAAAAACAATTAACGCTACTTCTATACCGCTAGCATCACGCAAAATTTTGCTAACCAAATTAGGGATACAGTGAACAGCGAGTCCGAAATCATGCTTTCAGGGCTGAAAGTCTGCGGTAGGAACTAAAATTTACAGTTTACCTAGAAGCGATCGCAATACAACAATCCAGCATCGACGGTGGAAGGCTATGAATTAAATTCCTCAGAATTCACGCAAGGGCGATTGCTAAAACTTCAATATATTTTCATTAAAAATATTTGTTAGTGCCCATAAATTAGAACTTCTAAAAGTCGTCGCTTCCACCTTTGACATTAAAGTATATAGCTTCAATAATATTCTTACGCAAAAATCCGTATATATATGGGAGTAGTATTTGATTTTTGCTAAATATACTGAGAGCCAAAACCTAATCCGGCTAGCTCTCAGTCAGGTTGGCTTTGGAAAATCAAATGGGATTGCTATATAAACAGGCGTTAATAGGGTTGCATTATGCTTTTCTTGAATTTAACAATTAGCTTAAAAACTAGCCAAAAAAATAATAAATTAGGCACAGTTTTTTGGACTTATCGTAATATTATGCTGCTCACTGGATATTTAATTGCTCTACCGATTTGTACATTGATAATTTTATCCTTATTATTGCCCTTATTAACTGGCAGCTTATTCGCTTTCATTGGAACCTCGCACCACTCTACATCGATTCCTTGGATAGATAATGCATCTGAATGCGAACATACTGGGAGAAACTGGCGCGATCACAAGTGTTGGGATAATGAACATGATCCTACGTTCTGAATGGACATTGCATTAAAAGGTATGTAAATCATCAAAATAATTGCCTAAGAAAGACAAAACAGGTTAACAGTCTTGGAATTAGATCAAAATGGATATGTAGCCTGTTGTTTGTCCAACCTTGAATCAACCTAACTTCGTGCGAAATCTGCAAGAAACTCATTTAAATCGTGCCCGCGCCAGTCTCAGACAAGCGCTGTCTTGGTATGGATATCTTCGTAAGTCAGGACAGCTTTCATCCAACCCGGAATTGGCAGGTTTGTTGAAACCAGAATTGGAAGCTTTGAATTCCACACTCAACAAGCTAGATTCTAATATTATTAGAATTGCTGCCTTCGGTTTGGTAAGTCGTGGTAAGTCAGCAGTTCTAAATGCCTTACTGGGAGAGAAGATTCTGCAAACGGGGCCCCTGAACGGTGTCACTCAATGGCCCCGTTCCGTCCGTTGGCAGCCAGGGGGTAAGGTGTTAGTAGAATTAATTGATACCCCCGGATTAGATGAAATTGAGGGTGAGTCACGGGCAGACATGGCGCGAGAAGTCGTGCATCAGGCTGATTTGATTTTGTTTGTCGTGTCTGGTGATATCACACGCACTGAGTATCAAGCACTGCTGGAATTGCGGCGATCGCAAAAACCCCTGATTTTAGTATTTAACAAAATAGACCTTTACCCAGATACAGACCAGGGAGTGATTTACCAAAATTTGCAACAACTAGGCGCTGGGAATCCTCAAGCGAAACCTCTATTACCTGATGAAATTGTTATGGTGGCGGCGGAACCAGCGCCAATGGAAGTACGGGTTGAATGGCCTGATGGTCGTGTCAGTTATGAATGGGAGACACCGCCACCGCAAGTAGACGAACTCAAAGAAACAATTCTGAATATTCTCAATCGAGAAGGGCGATCGCTTCTGGCTTTAAATGCACTCATCCAAGCACGGGATGCAGAAGCCGCGATCGCTCAAAAAACCATCGACTTACGCGAACAAGAAGCTGAAGATATCATTTGGCAATTTACCAAATACAAAGCTTTGGCAGTAATGCTCAATCCCATCGCATTCTTAGATATCCTTGGCGGAACTGTTGCGGATTTGGCTTTAATTCGCGCCCTAGCTAGATTGTATGGTTTGCCGATGACTAGCTACGAAGCCGGGAAAATTTTAAAAACGATTTTATTTAGTTCTGGTGGCTTGCTACTGGGAGAATTAGGTAGTAGTTTCCTTTTGGGCTTGGGTAAAAGTACTGCTGCAATAACCAGTGCTGACAATCCCAGCAATATTACTGCCTTTGCTGGCAGTGCGATCGCTCAAGCTGGTATCGCTGGTTATGGTGCATACTCCGTTGGCAAAGCCGCTCAGGTGTATCTCGAAAAAGGCTGCACTTGGGGACAGTTGGGCGCTAGCAGCGTCATTCAAGAAATTCTCTCTCAAGTTGACCAAAATACAATTCTGTATCGCTTGCGACAAGAGTTAGGCATAAAGTATTGAGATTTTTGAGTTGTGTTCTGAAAAGTTTCTGTTGGCTCAAATTAATCAGGAGGTAAAATATTTAACTTAAAAAAAAACAAGACAAGTCTTACCCCAATTCACACAGAAGAATAAGCACGGTGAAATTTACAGGTTGATGGTCGCTCAGAAAAACTTAATGTAAAAACTACCGTATCAAGTTCGCTGACACGGCAGTTATAAAATAGTCGAAGTTGTGAGCCTAGACTATGCCTTTAGCTTTGCGTTGCTGCTTAGATTTTTTGCCTAAGACTATACCAAAAGCACTAGCCGTCAATGAACCCAATATGATTGAGGGTTCGGGAACAGAAGTCGGTTCCAAAACAGGTGTCAAAAGAAAAGCATGAACAGGGTAATTACGTTCAGGGTCTTGAATAGTACCTGTACCCACAATTTGTCCAGAGTTGTTGATCCCATCTGCGCTTCCAAGAAGCCAACCAGAATTAGCAGGAATGAGGTCGTTTAAATTACTCATTTTACCGTCACTATAGAAGAAGGGAGAGCCTGCATTACCAACTATTTGCCCAAAATCATTAATATCAGTAGCCTCACTGTTTGGTCCCCCAAGTGTACCTAAGTCTTGCAGTGTTCCACTCCCACTGTAAAAGAAGGCGTGGCTAACATTACTAGGGCCTTCTTCTGGATCATCTGGTTCAAAAGTTGCTCCAATGTCTGCCCTACCAACGACCTGTCCTAAGTTATTGATAGCATAAGCTACACCTTCGTCACCCCCAAGTGTGCCTAAGTCCTGTAATCCTCCACTCCTGCTGTAGAGGAAAGGGTGATTTTGTCCTGACTGAGTTTGTGCAGAGCCAACTATTTGTCCTGAGTCGTTAATATCCCTTGCAGAGCTTAATCCTGCAAGGGTGGTCAGGTCTTGTAATCCTCCACTCCCATTGTAGAAAAAGGCGTGGAAGTCTCCTTCCTTCGTTTCTGCCGAGCCAACGACCTGTCCTAAGTTATTGATAGCATAAGCGACGCTGGATTCTCCTCCAAGGGTTCCTAGATTTTGCATTCCAGTAGCATCACTCCAGAGAAAAGCATAATCAGATCCATATACAGACTTCTTTGACTCACCGACCACTTGACCAAAGTCATTGATTGCGTAGCCAGTGCTTGAATTACCACCTAAAGTTCCTAAGTCGTCAGTTGCTGGATTAATTGCACTGTTAGGAGCCGTGCGAAAGGCGTTAGAGCGGAAAACATCAGTACTAGGAAGAATTGAGTTACCAACTACTTGACCAGCATTGTTAATGCCGTATGCTGCACTAAAAGCATCAAAGCCAGTAGCAGTAGGGTTTAAGGAACCAAGATCGGTAATAGAGTACAAAGATATAGCAGCAGCCTGCTGGGGAATTATAACTTCTCCCATGATTAAGGCTATCAGTCCGATACCAGTAGCGCCCAGAGTATACTTTAACATATTGTTATTAAAACTTTATTCTTTTATGTTTTATCAGTATTTACTCTACTTGAGCAATCAAAAAATATACTTTAGTTAAAAAATAATCGTATTGGTACTTATGTAAGTGTAGCTGCTTAGAGACAGTACACCTGATGAATTGGGTAGTTGTACAGATGAGCAGTGCTTTAGGGAGTTTTGAGTTACTACAGACGGAAGTGTTGAGAATAAATAAAAATTATTTCGCCTTTGTTACTATTTATAAGTGTTTATCAACTTCTATCAAACTCTTCTGACAATTGAGTGACATTCCCAATTTGGGATGCAAGATTGAGAACATGACCATCTCTGCTTGTTACCACAACTAGTGGAATTTATTTACCTTTTTGAATCAAAGATGACAAGAGGGTAATTCCCACTCAAATTAGCTAAAAAGATGGCGGTGTTTACCACCACCTCTGGTGGGAAGCCTATCTAAACTGGAAATGTGAGCCAGCTCGGTGTTGTTGCTCCAACAAAGAGGGACTGGCGTTAGCGATGCAGGAGCCTCACCCGGAGAGTGAGCTTTTTGGGGTCATTGAAAGCTCACAGTTAATATCTATCTCTGTAAATTAAAGGTAAAAGTATCATGACAACTACCCTAAACTCATTTGAAACTGCTGGCGCGACAAATCTTGAAGAAGCTATTACTCAAGCCATTAGTGAAGCGCGTACAACTTGTGAGCTAGATGGCAGTGATTCTGCTGGTTGTGCCGTAGCCTGGGACATTGTGGAAGAATTACAAGCTGAAAAAGCCGATCAACAGCAAGCAAAATCAAAGAAAACTTCTTTGGATAATTATTGCGATCGCCATCCTGAATCCGTAGAATGTCTAATCTACGACCTTTAATTCTTCCGTAAATCAGTTGTTGCTGATTGCGTTATTTGCTTAATTGCTTCTAAATCAGGTGGTGGCGTTTCACTTTCCATTCCCAACCACAAAAGATACTCAATATTCCCAGCAGGGCCAGTGATCGGCGACCAAGTTAAGCCTTTATATTTCCATCCTAATTCGTAGGCTGTTTGCAACACCTGGAAAATGGCATCAGCTTGGTCGTTTGGATCGCGCACAACACCTTTTTTACCCACACGGGATCTGCCGACTTCAAACTGTGGCTTGACTAACAACACAGCTTCACGGTTAGCTTGAGTTAGTTGCCACAAAGCAGGCAGAATTTTTGTTAAAGAAATAAACGATACATCAACCACCGCCAAATCAGGAATCGGGTCATTTTCGCCATATAGCTCATCTGGTCGTAGTTGCCGTAAGTTGGTGCGTTCCCGTAAAATCACCCGCGAATCATTTCGCAACCGCCAATCAACTTGTCCGTAACCAACATCAATTCCGTAAACTTGTTTTGCTCCAGCTTGTAAGAGACAATCAGTAAAACCACCAGTAGAAATCCCACCATCTAAACAAATGCGCTTTGCTACGGGAATGGCAAATACTGATAAGGCTTTGGAGAGTTTTTCACCACCTCTAGAAACAAAAGGCGATCGCTCTTTAATATTTATTTGAGCAGTAATATCAACTTCTGTACCAGGTTTATCAACTAGCTGCTGATTAACAGTAACTTCCCCCGCCTGAATTAGCCGTTGTGCTAAAGCGCGAGAAGAACATAAATTTAACTCTACTAATAATGTATCGAGTCTCTGTTTAGCCAATTAACTAGATCCTGGTAAAATTAACAGGGTTAGCGCATCTCAAACCCTATTGACACGGTGGTTTTGGGGTTCAACCAAAGCACAAATAAGTTCAAAATTACTACACTGAGCCAAGGGGTGGGATTGACATTTTCGTATTTATGTGGTCAAAAAACATAAAAAGCTATTTGACCCATGTTTTTTCAATCATTTACGACAATTTGTCCTATTTTGAATGAAAAACTGATATTCAGATAGAGTTTTAAGCTTTTTGTCTGTATCAAGAGCTACAAAATTAGATGCGCTTACCCTGGTAAAATTAAAGTCAAAGCACGATTAATAATTTCTTCTTGATTAACAAGTTTTTCTAATTCTTGAGCTTCATAACGACCTTCTTCTACTTGTAAGGAAGCCTCATCAATGGCATTTAAATAGGCTTCTGCTAAAATTTCTAACAATTCTTCTGGCGTGAGATAATAACCCCCCGCTTTACGCCGCTTATTTTCCCGTTGAATTTCCCGAACCGAATTCCGAATAGAGACTTCCCAAGAGCGAGTCGTGCGATTTTCAGCTTGTTGTTTAATCAGATGCAACAGCAAAATCACTGCATAGCTACGAATCGTCTTGATGATGTCATTTCGGCTCATTTCCGTTAATTCTTCAACTATAATCAATGCTCCTTGAACATCGCCTTTAACAAGCAAGTCTTTCAGAGCTAATAATTCTTCCATAATCAGCGCCTCAAACCTCGGCAACTTCTATTGTGGCTTATAGCGGTTCTAGTTCAGATAAGATAATAATGCGTTTAATTTATGAGCGATCGCATTCCTTAGCCAGTCAGAATTCACACTATTAAACTTAAAATAGACGCTAAAGGACTTTTTCTTTCCTAACCAGTGGTTTAAGACTACGGAATATTTATTATGCCATTAAGACAACCTCGTTACAGCAAAGAAGAATTTGCTCGTCGCGGTGATAAAATCTACGACTCTCAAGTGCGCCCACAAGTCGAAGCAAATAATTATGGCAAGATTGTAGCGAAGACATCAAGACAGGTGCATGGGAAATGGATACTGATGAAATAAATGCCTCGAAGCGTCTTGAAACTCGCTACCCAGATGCACAAATCTGGTTTGTGCGTATTGGTTTTCGCTATGTGCGTCGGTTCGGGGCTGGGCGCATCCACAAAACAAAATGATTATTGGAAGCGATCGCTACTTAATGTATTATTCTTTGCGAATACACAATATTCAGATAATTAAGATACAGCAAAATCAGTGTATTGCCGTAGTTCAGCCGGATGGAAACCCAAGACAATATCTTCGCGCAAAATACCCGCTTCTAATAATGCCTCTGCTACTGGCTGGGAAGTACCATCATATTGAATCCACACTTTATTATTAATAATGTCTATATGTACCACCGAACCGTGTACGCGGCGCACTCCATCCCAACCGACATGTAACACTTCGTAGTGGTCTCGCTCCGAGTCAATGACTGCTTCTGTCTCTATTTGACCGTTAGCAGGTTTGTGACTAGCATAGTCAAATATCAACTGACGAATAATTTTACGATACCGAGCTAGCTTATCCATCTGATAATCCTTTCTAGTTGCTCGTCAAAGACAATTAGGTTTATTCCTATACTATTAAGAATTAGCTGACCAAAGCGTTCGGAAAATATACCTTCGTAAACCCGCTTGGGAACTGCTAAATAAAGTTGGCGTTTTGGTTGTAGTTCTTTAAGCACGCTACGATAAACTTCATACTGTCCCACAGCTTCCTGAAGGTCATTCACGGGAGAAGGACTCAGAAAACTTTTGATTTCAACAGCTATTTTTTGATTATCCCTCTCAGCAGCAATGGTAACTCTTTCTGCTCCAATATCTACGTAAAGTTCTCTACCCCCATAAGCAAGGTATAAGGGATCGTTGGTTATTGTCCAACCATCTGCTATAAGTGCTTTAATGACTGCGGCGTGGTAGATGTCTCTGGCTGGCATTAGTCGAAAGATAGCTTCAAAAACACAGATTTAATCTAAAAAAATTATTTTCCAAAGGTGCGATCGCAAATTTAAAATATCACCTATTCATCCTCATCATAATTAAACATTAAAACAAATTTTTGTTTAGGTAAAACTAACATAGGTAGATATATAGGATGACCATCCCATTTCTTGCTTTTTTCACCTTTTTGATAGCAAATAATTAACGTTGGCACATCGGGATATTTTTCTTTAGCCTCTAATGACCACCTACCTGAGCCGAAGCCAAACATCCACTCAAAAGGGTCTTTTCTGGTCATATCTAATCCTTGATTATTATTTCTTTCACCTCTACGAACATTTAAACGACCCTTTGTCATACCCTTTGATTTTATATCTGTTAATCCTTT from Nostoc commune NIES-4072 includes:
- a CDS encoding metal ABC transporter permease, translating into MLQALIEPLQYGFMQRSLVIAILVGMLCAVVGSYLMVQRLALLGDAISHSVLPGLAIAFMVGANIYIGAFIAGVLSTMAIAWIRVRSPIKEDAAMGIVFSAFFALGITLITVIQKDNKIDLNHFLFGNILGVTIDEVRDTAIIATIVLIVVLLLYKELLFYTFDPLGAQAAGLPVNRLNFGLMVLIALTIVASMKAVGVILVLSLLITPGATAYLLVKRLNYVMILGAVIGVISSISGMYLSYFYNLPSGPAIVLVVSGFFILALLFSPKYGIFTLSSRKLTS
- a CDS encoding metal ABC transporter ATP-binding protein, encoding MPAKTIKAFDTSSKAAISIAHLGVYYRTQEALRDVNCIVKPGKLTGIFGPNGAGKSTLMKAMLGLVPVSSGTVLCEGKPLMQQLEKVAYVPQRSQIDWTYPATVWDVVMMGRVKKTGWLRSFSTVSRQVAKNAIERVGMSEYCDRPIGQLSGGQQQRVFLARALTQQAEIFCFDEPLVGIDQKTQAVIFEVFHELAANNKIVLVVNHDLGESITHFDDLILLNRELVATGSRQQVLTQENLNLAYGGKVMYFSDAA
- a CDS encoding metal ABC transporter substrate-binding protein — translated: MKLILEIDGSNPYSKGIISRMKGKILLRLCLGMLVPLALFSCTQKDSNSNTAKGDKPRVVATSTIIADLAQEVAGDEIQLSGILKPGTDPHVYEPVPADSRVLEEADLILYNGYNLEPGLIKLMNASGDKAQKLAVGEAVKSLQLDKGKGEVVPDPHVWGSAENAIAMTNVIRDALIKQSPEDREKFTQKASHLTNELKQLHSWINQQIQTIPTDKRKLVTIHDAFQYYGRAYGIAIAGTLIGISTEEQPSAQTVQRLVESIKKIGVSAIFAETTINPALIKTVAQEAGVKLAPNQLYSDSIGAKGSPGDSYIKMMEANTRTIVEALGGKYTPFQLKK
- a CDS encoding prolyl oligopeptidase family serine peptidase; translation: MKNLPVWAFHGAKDNVVPLSESEIMVSALKARDGNVKFTVYPEAKHDSWTQTYNNPELYKWFLQHQRQNAVD
- a CDS encoding GTP-binding protein → MRNLQETHLNRARASLRQALSWYGYLRKSGQLSSNPELAGLLKPELEALNSTLNKLDSNIIRIAAFGLVSRGKSAVLNALLGEKILQTGPLNGVTQWPRSVRWQPGGKVLVELIDTPGLDEIEGESRADMAREVVHQADLILFVVSGDITRTEYQALLELRRSQKPLILVFNKIDLYPDTDQGVIYQNLQQLGAGNPQAKPLLPDEIVMVAAEPAPMEVRVEWPDGRVSYEWETPPPQVDELKETILNILNREGRSLLALNALIQARDAEAAIAQKTIDLREQEAEDIIWQFTKYKALAVMLNPIAFLDILGGTVADLALIRALARLYGLPMTSYEAGKILKTILFSSGGLLLGELGSSFLLGLGKSTAAITSADNPSNITAFAGSAIAQAGIAGYGAYSVGKAAQVYLEKGCTWGQLGASSVIQEILSQVDQNTILYRLRQELGIKY
- a CDS encoding PEP-CTERM sorting domain-containing protein translates to MLKYTLGATGIGLIALIMGEVIIPQQAAAISLYSITDLGSLNPTATGFDAFSAAYGINNAGQVVGNSILPSTDVFRSNAFRTAPNSAINPATDDLGTLGGNSSTGYAINDFGQVVGESKKSVYGSDYAFLWSDATGMQNLGTLGGESSVAYAINNLGQVVGSAETKEGDFHAFFYNGSGGLQDLTTLAGLSSARDINDSGQIVGSAQTQSGQNHPFLYSRSGGLQDLGTLGGDEGVAYAINNLGQVVGRADIGATFEPDDPEEGPSNVSHAFFYSGSGTLQDLGTLGGPNSEATDINDFGQIVGNAGSPFFYSDGKMSNLNDLIPANSGWLLGSADGINNSGQIVGTGTIQDPERNYPVHAFLLTPVLEPTSVPEPSIILGSLTASAFGIVLGKKSKQQRKAKGIV
- a CDS encoding Calvin cycle protein CP12 gives rise to the protein MTTTLNSFETAGATNLEEAITQAISEARTTCELDGSDSAGCAVAWDIVEELQAEKADQQQAKSKKTSLDNYCDRHPESVECLIYDL
- a CDS encoding TlyA family RNA methyltransferase, which translates into the protein MAKQRLDTLLVELNLCSSRALAQRLIQAGEVTVNQQLVDKPGTEVDITAQINIKERSPFVSRGGEKLSKALSVFAIPVAKRICLDGGISTGGFTDCLLQAGAKQVYGIDVGYGQVDWRLRNDSRVILRERTNLRQLRPDELYGENDPIPDLAVVDVSFISLTKILPALWQLTQANREAVLLVKPQFEVGRSRVGKKGVVRDPNDQADAIFQVLQTAYELGWKYKGLTWSPITGPAGNIEYLLWLGMESETPPPDLEAIKQITQSATTDLRKN
- a CDS encoding DUF29 family protein: MEELLALKDLLVKGDVQGALIIVEELTEMSRNDIIKTIRSYAVILLLHLIKQQAENRTTRSWEVSIRNSVREIQRENKRRKAGGYYLTPEELLEILAEAYLNAIDEASLQVEEGRYEAQELEKLVNQEEIINRALTLILPG
- a CDS encoding XisI protein, whose product is MDKLARYRKIIRQLIFDYASHKPANGQIETEAVIDSERDHYEVLHVGWDGVRRVHGSVVHIDIINNKVWIQYDGTSQPVAEALLEAGILREDIVLGFHPAELRQYTDFAVS
- a CDS encoding element excision factor XisH family protein, with product MPARDIYHAAVIKALIADGWTITNDPLYLAYGGRELYVDIGAERVTIAAERDNQKIAVEIKSFLSPSPVNDLQEAVGQYEVYRSVLKELQPKRQLYLAVPKRVYEGIFSERFGQLILNSIGINLIVFDEQLERIIRWIS